The window ATAGATCTGATcgagaaaaattatttgcaGAAAATTTCTGTTAAGGCACTAAGAATTGTCATTGAGACAAGAATTCCTATGATTAAATCTCAcattgagaaaaaagtttcaaatgaatttaatgAATGGCTTGTTCACATCAGAAGTTGTGCCAAGGTTATTGGGCAAACGGCTATCGGTCATGCAGCAACTGGTCGCCAAAGAGATGAGGAGATGTTAGAACGTCAGAGAAAAGCCGAGGAACAAAGCATTTCAGGTCTTGGAGATTTTGCATATACTTTAGATGTTGAAGATATTGATGAGGACTCTGTTCTAAAGTTTGACCTAGCACCTCTTTATCGTGCATTTCACATTCATACAAGCCTTGGAATCCAAGAGCAGTTTCGTGAGTATTACTATAGGAATCGAATGCTGCAGCTTAAGGCAGACTTGCAGATCTCCTCCACTCAGCCTTTTGTCGAATCATATCAGAcacttttttctcaaattgcAGGATATTTTATCGTGGAGGATCGTGTCATGAGAACTGCTAAAGGGTTATTATCAGCTGAACGTGTTGATGCAATGTTAGAAACTGCTGTTAGCAAGTTGACATCCTTGCTGGAAGAACAATTTTCCCTCATGGACTCTGCAACCCACCTTCTCCTGGTGAAGGATTATGTCACACTTTTGGCATCTGCTCTTAGACTGTATGGGTATGAAATTGCCCCGGTTCTTGAGGCTATAagtaaaaaccaaaacaaatacCATGAACTTCTTTTGGAAGAGTGTCGGCAGCAGATTGTGGATGTTCTTGCTAATGACTTACATGAGCCGATGGTTGTAAAAAAAGATAGTGATTATGAAAACAACGTTATCTCCTTTAATCTCCAGCCATCGGATATAATGCCTGCATTTCcgtatatagcaacattttctTCTGCAGTTCCTGACGTCTGCCGCATTGTGAGGTCCTTCATTAAAGGGTCTGTTGATTATTTGTCTTACAGTGCACATTCTAATCCTTTTGATATTGTGAAGAAATATCTGGACAAGCTCCTAACTAATGTTTTAAATGAAGCAATACTCAATACTGTTCATAGCAGCTCCGTTGATGTTTCTCAAGCCATGCAAATTGCTGCAAATATAACTGTCCTGGAAAGAGCCTGCGACTTTTTGCTTGGCTATGCAGCTCAACTATCCGGGACGCCTGGTTTTTCAGTTGAAAGGCCACAAGCTAATCTTGCTTCTAGTATTGTTCTCAAAACTTCAAGAGATGCAGCTTATCTTGCATTGTTGAATTTGGTGAATACCAAAATAGATGAGTTTATGGCTCTTACAGAGAATATTGGTTGGACTTCTGAGGAGGTTTCTGCTAATGCAAATGACTACATAAATGAAGTGCTTATTTATCTTGACACTATAATGTCCACCGTACAACAGATTTTACCTATAGAAGCCTTGTATAAGGTTGGAAATGGAGTGTTTGAACACATATCAGACTCTATTTTTGCAGCTTTTCTTAGTGATAGCGTCAAAAGGTTCAATGCTAACGCAGTCATGGCTATTGACAATGATCTAAAGGTGCTGGAAACATTTGCAGATGAGAGGTTCCACAGCATTGGATTGAGTGAAGTGTATGAAGGGGGTAGTTTTCGGAACTCTCTAGTCGAAGCCAGACAACTTATTAACCTTTTGCTGAGCAATCAACCTGAAAACTTCACGAATCCTGAGATAAGAGAGAAGAACTATAACATGTTGGATTACAAGAAGGTGGCTAGTATATGTGAGAAATTCAAAGATACTCCTGATGGGATCTTCGGGAGCCTTTCAAGCAGAAATGCGAAACAAAGCAGTCGAAAGAAGTCAATGGACATGCTGAAGAAAAGACTGAAAGATTTCACCTAACAAGGCTTGAAGAGTGGGTGCAATAGCAGTAAGAACTCAACTCTCCTCGCCCTATTTGATTCAATGCCTGTACAATTTTTCTCCTCTGCTGCATTTTATTTGGATGTTTTGTGTTATATTATTTCTTGGTCATtgcaacattttatttttgctcGTCTTTTCTTTTGCCACTTTTGGTATTAGGGGTGAGCATGATGGACCGAAAAATTGAATCAACCGAACAAACCGAAGACTCTCATTGGAAAATGAGAGGGGGGTCGGTTTCAGAAAGTTTCAGATCAAGAATCTTCAAAAAGTATTTAAGTGTTAAACCAACCGACCCGACAAAAAATCGACTGACCCTTACTCATCAATGTCAAAATCgatttaaacatttattaaattgaatatgATCGGTTTGTGAtcgattttgtaaaataaaaaagaactctTATCAACCGATGATTACCCCTACCTAGTATTATAAGAACAGATAAAAGGTAGTACACAAGTCTGATATATCTTAACCTTAAGGGGAACCTTTCTTTATTGGACAAAGGTGCACATTACACTTGAGGGTTAGGGTTTCGTTTAACACGGGAATGGTTGAGTACAAATTAGATCAACTTACCATTACTTTCACTTTGCATAAATCCTTGAAATCCAAACTCACCCTAAGATCATGGGAGCCAGAATATTCTTCCTAACCCAATATTTAATATCCTTAAGATGAGGAAAAGTTCAAAGAGTGGTGTCACGAATTAATGgaatgaagtttattttaaagtatttaaagAATCTGTATTTGCAAATAggttcaaaatataaaattctattaGAACAGGCTTAAATTTTACAACTGCTTATGTGCATCTTTTTAGGTTAACAGCAAGCTTGAATTAGTTTAgtgatatatatgtgtgtgagtATATTGTAAAAAGTACCCTAACtttgtaatttgtttaaaaagtaccatttcttttaaaagttgtaataCATGATCTTTTAttggtattttaaaaaaaaacccttcaaaattttgaagagaGCTAGGAAATGAGAACGGTTGTTATGATGATCGAATCAACAAGCTGGAATCAAAATTCTAGtcttaagttttattttgtaaagatTTCTATTATGAGAGgagttttgaaactttaattAGAAGTCAAAGATACTTTTtagactaaattattaaaaatgtggTTCAACTTTGTGttttatgtaaaaaatatcttaagcTTTCAATCATTTCTGGTGAACTTTATGGTGAACATTATAAGTTTGGGCATGGTTAGTCTATGGATCAGATATACGAGTTCAATCACATGAATATGAGTCGTATTTAGCATTTGagttaaattaaactttttttttgtttgattggaCTTTAGCCCagataaacaatatttattgggataattgcaaatttagcaattaaattcaaattaattaagtatataacacaattttaaaaaatttgcaaatatagcaaaatttgtctaattttatcaatgatataagtctatcagtgatagaccatgttgcaaatattgctctatcactgatatatcatatgaagtctatcagtgatagttttgctatatttgcaattctttttaaatgttactatatccttaattattattgctaaaatagtcatcaaTTGCAATTTCCCATATTTATTTGGATCAATAATTAACTTTGATGGAGGTTCAAATGAAAACACGTGCCGtcatcaaaatttgttaatttatatcttcaatttcaatttgggACACATGTCAACTTTTAGTTAGttacaaattcaattatttgctAATTTGGTAAATGACGTCACAATTTTTGGTTGGTaacaaatttcttattcaacactCTCATAATTAGTATATGaagttaaaattgataatatttcgttgaaaaaataactctaaattaaaaatgtctatATCGTTAGTATCacgataaatttatttgaagttgTTACATTTTATGAGAtctacaatatttattttatagctTTAATTACCGAAAATGCATTTGCATTGGtgttgttttgaaaaaggaatgatCTATTCAAATGTTGATTCTACAAGATATTTTCCTTATCGGTGGTTCCATTTTTCGTTTCTCCTATTGaaatctttctttattcaacACTTTGTTGCAGTGGAAGTTAGGTGTAATGTCCTATGTTTGGGAGGAAGACATGAACGAACGGATATCACATCTGAATGACAACGATAATGAGGACATGAAAGTAAGGTTaagtaaaactttaaaaaaaataaaaaagttactACCTATATCAACAAGGTGTACATTTTTTTCAGTGGTTCAATAATAGAAACTCCAAAGTTAAGCGTATTTAGCTTGAAACAATCAAGTCACACACCGCCCCACATGTGTTCTTACTCGCCATGCAAGATGCGACATGACTTTGAGTATTCTTGTCGTgtcaaacacaaaaaacacTCAGCTTGAGATCTTTAAGCTTTGCTTAATCGCCCAAGTTCTTTAACTTAACTTAAAGATATACTTTGGTGATATAAACACTTAACACATCAGAAGTGataaaacttaaacttttattactTAAGTAAAGCGTTTTACAAAAAACTCTACAACacttaacaaaatatataaacacaacttaaactttaaaaacttGACGACTCCTGGTGGTCTCTTCTCGTCTAACAGTTCCTCACCCTTTCCTTACTTGGCCTTAACACTTGAAACCTGGAATGTAAACTTAAAAACATAAGTCAAAAGACTCGGTGAGGTTTTAAGAAAACCTTTTCATGAATTATCTTTTGTAAGAGCATAAAATCACTTAAACATACATTTCACACAAATACACATTAGTTAATACATGGTTGTCTTTACTCTTTATATGCACATAACAATTAGCTCATTGATAGAAAAATGACTAATGTTTTAAACACCATCTCTCAATCATTTGAATCATATAAAACATACTTGAAACATATCATaagtttttcatataaatcaCTTTGGAAACATAtgtatcattttaatttagaaaggTTTTAAAGGAAACCTTTCAAAACCTATGAAAtactttgaaagaaaatactCACACAACTTAGAAACTCAGACTCtaaatgctttttttcttcttctcgcATAGTCACTTTAGCAACACTTTAACACTTAGCACATTttgtcttcaatctttcagagTAACAATACTTGACTTTCTCCCTttattcctctatttatactaGTCCTAAAAAGGATTAGTCATGCTCATATTCTCAATAATTCACTAGCTCCTACTCTTAGTAGTTCATGTGTAAACTTAaggtttaatttaaacatgCTTAGCTTAAACTTTTACAGGTGGCCAATAAGTAAGCTTAGGAAATTTTCCAGAAGTTTCCTCTCTTCAACGCCTAGTTCCAATAACTCCCGAAGACTTTTAATCGCCCAATTGTACTATAATGCCAATCATCCATCGTGTTACAACAGGACACATGAAAGATGttcattacaaaaaaatcatataatataaaacaattacaaaaagtcaaattttagCTTCAATCCTTAATATAACATCCCGATAATGTAcgataattaataaaaattccttttaaatttaatttcttctttttctttatttaccCCATCATATCAATTTCTCTCACAATCACTATTTATCTTTccccaaataattaattatcttccATAATAATTAATCCTCACTATATTAAAAGTGGTTTAAAAGTCCTCTTTTGGAGAGGTTATGTAtcttaaccattttttaagaGAGATGGGAGACTCCCTTCACAGGAGttattctattaattaaatatatactaattaaattaaatttaaatttaaatcatattgtatcttatataatataaattatatcatatataat of the Cucumis sativus cultivar 9930 chromosome 3, Cucumber_9930_V3, whole genome shotgun sequence genome contains:
- the LOC101219559 gene encoding exocyst complex component SEC15A; protein product: MEVKPKRRNAAENGETTEDLVFATFSGNWEDLAPIVRYAFQTGRPETLLHQLKSIVKKKEVEIEELCKTHYEEFICAVDELRGVLIDAEELKGKLSTDNFKLQEVGSALLVRLEELLGSYSIKKNVTEAIKMSETCVQMLELCAKCNDHISEGQFYPALKTIDLIEKNYLQKISVKALRIVIETRIPMIKSHIEKKVSNEFNEWLVHIRSCAKVIGQTAIGHAATGRQRDEEMLERQRKAEEQSISGLGDFAYTLDVEDIDEDSVLKFDLAPLYRAFHIHTSLGIQEQFREYYYRNRMLQLKADLQISSTQPFVESYQTLFSQIAGYFIVEDRVMRTAKGLLSAERVDAMLETAVSKLTSLLEEQFSLMDSATHLLLVKDYVTLLASALRLYGYEIAPVLEAISKNQNKYHELLLEECRQQIVDVLANDLHEPMVVKKDSDYENNVISFNLQPSDIMPAFPYIATFSSAVPDVCRIVRSFIKGSVDYLSYSAHSNPFDIVKKYLDKLLTNVLNEAILNTVHSSSVDVSQAMQIAANITVLERACDFLLGYAAQLSGTPGFSVERPQANLASSIVLKTSRDAAYLALLNLVNTKIDEFMALTENIGWTSEEVSANANDYINEVLIYLDTIMSTVQQILPIEALYKVGNGVFEHISDSIFAAFLSDSVKRFNANAVMAIDNDLKVLETFADERFHSIGLSEVYEGGSFRNSLVEARQLINLLLSNQPENFTNPEIREKNYNMLDYKKVASICEKFKDTPDGIFGSLSSRNAKQSSRKKSMDMLKKRLKDFT